A part of Hydrogenobacter sp. T-8 genomic DNA contains:
- a CDS encoding OmpA family protein, with the protein MIALDYWYVGDYQYKDHAIAYVPALVHVLAEGRYRTLNPQQEKEEEVVSLVRKEEKKKEKREKVLEVYFGFDSYRLSQKEKEKLLKLDREKTYFLVGHADWIGKEGYNLRLSQRRAKSVEKYLNSLNLKVEGISSKGEEECRIKKELEGKVRVSGKLIKELQPCRKVEVFSSF; encoded by the coding sequence ATGATAGCTTTAGATTACTGGTATGTGGGGGATTATCAGTATAAAGACCATGCAATAGCTTATGTGCCTGCGCTGGTGCATGTGCTGGCGGAGGGAAGATACAGGACTTTAAACCCTCAGCAGGAGAAAGAAGAAGAGGTAGTCTCTCTTGTGCGGAAAGAAGAGAAAAAGAAAGAAAAAAGGGAAAAGGTTTTAGAGGTGTATTTTGGTTTTGACAGCTACAGGCTAAGTCAGAAAGAAAAGGAAAAGCTCTTAAAGCTTGACAGAGAAAAAACTTACTTCCTTGTAGGTCATGCGGACTGGATAGGAAAGGAAGGCTATAATCTCAGGCTTTCACAAAGGAGGGCAAAATCTGTAGAAAAGTATCTCAATAGTCTTAACCTGAAGGTAGAGGGCATTTCCTCTAAGGGAGAAGAGGAGTGCAGGATAAAGAAAGAGCTTGAGGGTAAAGTAAGGGTATCTGGAAAGCTTATAAAAGAGCTACAGCCATGCAGAAAGGTAGAGGTTTTCTCTTCTTTTTGA
- a CDS encoding SH3 domain-containing protein produces MRQVLMFLSLFALGGYALGNAVGYVYVEDWLPKATEKLVKKYYELEAKLKELEERQRNMENRVHLLEESLHTSGKGHGRYSVYGEHIMISLVPLRVRFCDDLRCRVVYLLMPGEKVYVLEERGKWVKVRTERGVEGWSFKRYLGQLEARK; encoded by the coding sequence ATGAGGCAAGTTTTGATGTTTCTAAGTCTGTTTGCTTTGGGTGGTTATGCGTTAGGGAATGCGGTTGGTTATGTTTATGTGGAAGACTGGCTACCTAAAGCGACAGAAAAGCTTGTTAAAAAGTATTATGAGCTTGAGGCGAAGCTAAAGGAGCTGGAGGAGAGGCAAAGAAATATGGAAAACAGGGTTCATCTACTGGAGGAAAGCCTGCATACTTCTGGAAAGGGGCATGGAAGGTATAGTGTGTATGGTGAGCATATTATGATTTCTTTGGTTCCGTTGAGAGTAAGGTTTTGCGACGATTTAAGGTGTAGAGTGGTTTATCTGCTTATGCCCGGGGAGAAGGTTTATGTGCTGGAAGAAAGGGGTAAATGGGTAAAGGTAAGAACTGAAAGGGGAGTGGAGGGCTGGTCTTTCAAAAGATATTTGGGTCAGCTGGAGGCAAGGAAATGA
- a CDS encoding TraC family protein, which produces MTQEELFLVLERENLSRYVMPYYEEDGFFYNADGSIGIAFECVPLVGISSGTEQSLRSFLSALPEGASFQFILWGSSDIYKAIDTWRENKYRGLYRLRGIDQSLMKEMVDEFWKFLESKRHEPITKTFRATAKNHRLFITVKLGGKSKTYSLMDSLFKNLFGLFSKKKEDELEDFSVYLKKLSDVREKLRGSLQSAGLVPYDMTGGDMVEVLYKLLNPSKDWRDVPEYRGDIPISRASVHSSTKARIYEDFFELDGFYVRALSVKTYPEEWSMVDVLNYLAGPYEESVYDFDYLIVLNGIKLPESEKGKVKRDATMVLSQHVPYSLVPRLKFKHQDLSYAMERIEKGADLYAIDFLIVVFSRTKEELELRTGRVKTEFRKLGWQLEEDKYINFADFISVLPFGFDKAIADFLSRQRVRVVFEENVATLAPVYAGWKGTFPELFFFSNTGELIGFDYFSNPSGGYNSYVIGMTGAGKSVFLQYIMWNYLAGGNRVWVIDIGGSYERFCHAFGGDYIEIKPEAPICLNPFTSITDYSVFEDYLEFLTNWFYLMGAVKEQKKSEEQEKFIRAHLDEALRESYDKYGADSSVDTVIDALRKYAGDQRISDFIKHLQPYSSVGPYGKFFNGKATVFFDKFLTVFENGQIENIPDLRDPVIMLLTYHISKEIFFSGMKDYRNLVIVDEAHKFLGNPKIDIFIEQAYRRFRKHGASMIIGTQSFADIMPTGGLSRAGRVITENSFWSMFMQQKAESINAMKQSNLFAFGDWGWNLLLSTRTRAGEFSEVVIYSGAGIVKARVVLDDFMKAMFFTTPHVRKRIQDLVASGMSYLEAIKKVQEEMKQ; this is translated from the coding sequence ATGACGCAGGAAGAATTGTTTTTAGTCCTTGAGAGGGAAAACCTTTCAAGGTATGTTATGCCTTACTATGAAGAGGATGGTTTTTTCTACAATGCGGACGGCTCTATAGGCATAGCCTTTGAGTGTGTGCCTCTTGTGGGGATATCTTCTGGGACGGAGCAGTCCTTGAGGTCTTTTCTCTCTGCCTTGCCAGAGGGAGCAAGCTTTCAGTTTATCCTCTGGGGTTCTTCTGACATTTATAAAGCCATAGACACATGGAGAGAAAACAAGTATAGGGGGCTTTACAGGCTAAGAGGGATAGACCAGAGCCTCATGAAGGAGATGGTGGATGAGTTCTGGAAATTTTTAGAGAGCAAAAGGCATGAGCCTATAACAAAAACCTTTAGAGCCACCGCAAAAAATCACAGGCTATTTATCACAGTAAAGCTTGGTGGTAAGTCAAAGACATACAGTCTTATGGATAGTCTTTTTAAAAACCTTTTTGGGCTTTTTAGTAAGAAAAAAGAAGATGAGCTGGAGGATTTTAGCGTATATCTGAAAAAGCTGTCTGATGTAAGAGAAAAGCTGAGGGGTTCTTTACAGTCTGCGGGGCTTGTGCCTTACGATATGACGGGGGGAGATATGGTGGAGGTGCTTTATAAACTTCTCAATCCTTCAAAGGACTGGAGAGATGTTCCTGAGTATAGGGGGGATATACCCATATCAAGGGCAAGCGTTCATTCTTCTACAAAAGCTCGCATTTATGAGGACTTTTTTGAGCTGGACGGTTTTTATGTAAGAGCCTTATCGGTTAAGACTTATCCAGAAGAGTGGTCAATGGTAGATGTGCTTAATTATCTTGCTGGTCCTTATGAGGAGAGCGTTTATGACTTTGACTATCTGATAGTTTTGAATGGCATAAAGCTACCTGAGAGTGAGAAAGGAAAAGTAAAAAGAGATGCCACTATGGTGCTTAGCCAGCATGTGCCTTATAGCTTGGTGCCAAGGCTCAAGTTCAAGCATCAAGACCTTTCCTATGCTATGGAGAGGATAGAGAAAGGGGCGGATTTATATGCCATAGACTTTCTCATAGTGGTCTTTTCCAGAACAAAGGAGGAGCTTGAACTGAGGACTGGAAGAGTAAAGACAGAATTCAGGAAACTTGGCTGGCAGTTAGAAGAAGACAAATACATAAACTTTGCGGATTTTATAAGCGTTCTTCCTTTTGGTTTTGACAAGGCAATAGCTGATTTCCTTTCAAGGCAGAGGGTAAGGGTGGTATTTGAGGAGAATGTTGCCACCTTAGCACCTGTTTATGCAGGATGGAAGGGGACTTTTCCTGAGCTTTTCTTCTTTTCAAACACGGGAGAGCTTATAGGCTTTGATTACTTTTCCAACCCATCTGGAGGATATAACTCTTATGTGATTGGCATGACGGGAGCTGGCAAAAGCGTGTTTTTGCAGTATATTATGTGGAACTATCTGGCAGGTGGCAACCGTGTATGGGTAATAGACATAGGAGGCTCTTATGAGAGGTTCTGCCATGCCTTTGGAGGGGACTATATAGAGATAAAACCTGAAGCTCCCATATGCTTAAATCCTTTCACATCAATAACTGACTACAGCGTGTTTGAGGACTATCTGGAATTTTTAACAAACTGGTTTTACCTGATGGGAGCAGTAAAGGAACAGAAAAAGTCTGAAGAGCAGGAGAAGTTTATAAGGGCGCATTTAGATGAGGCTTTAAGGGAGAGTTATGACAAGTATGGGGCTGATAGCAGTGTGGATACGGTGATTGATGCATTAAGAAAGTATGCGGGAGACCAGAGGATTAGTGATTTTATAAAGCACCTGCAGCCATATTCTTCTGTGGGTCCGTATGGAAAGTTTTTCAATGGAAAAGCAACTGTCTTTTTTGACAAGTTTTTGACCGTCTTTGAAAACGGGCAGATAGAGAATATACCAGACCTGAGAGACCCGGTTATCATGCTCCTTACCTATCACATATCAAAGGAGATATTCTTCTCAGGCATGAAAGACTACAGGAATTTAGTTATCGTTGATGAGGCACATAAGTTTTTAGGAAATCCGAAGATAGACATCTTCATAGAGCAGGCATACAGGAGGTTCAGAAAGCATGGGGCGTCAATGATAATAGGCACGCAGAGTTTTGCGGATATAATGCCAACAGGTGGTCTCTCAAGAGCTGGAAGAGTTATAACAGAAAACAGCTTCTGGTCTATGTTTATGCAACAGAAGGCGGAAAGTATAAATGCCATGAAACAGAGCAATCTGTTTGCCTTTGGAGACTGGGGGTGGAATTTGCTTTTAAGCACAAGGACAAGAGCTGGAGAGTTTTCAGAGGTAGTTATCTATTCAGGAGCTGGAATTGTCAAGGCAAGGGTAGTTCTTGATGACTTTATGAAAGCCATGTTCTTTACAACTCCTCATGTAAGAAAGAGGATACAAGACCTTGTGGCTTCTGGCATGAGCTATTTAGAGGCTATAAAGAAGGTGCAGGAGGAGATGAAGCAATGA
- the lepB gene encoding signal peptidase I produces the protein MRFWLGAVFLLVVSVLAYRVSPVRIAYSMDYSLPYKWWLEVEPFRDPKAGDYVLIKPPVENEYTKGKLLVKKVVCSEGDYIRTEGLDFYCNGNYLGRARTADSKGRPVKPVELNQYIGRGYYFVMGEHERSYDSRYFGLVPRENVLKLEYPLSTFPDLDFIFARREK, from the coding sequence GTGAGGTTTTGGTTAGGAGCTGTTTTCTTGCTTGTGGTGAGCGTGCTGGCATACAGGGTAAGTCCAGTGAGGATTGCCTATAGCATGGATTATTCACTGCCTTACAAGTGGTGGCTTGAGGTAGAGCCTTTTAGAGACCCAAAGGCAGGGGACTATGTGCTTATAAAACCGCCTGTAGAGAATGAATACACGAAGGGGAAGCTTTTGGTAAAGAAGGTAGTATGCAGTGAGGGAGACTATATAAGGACTGAAGGACTTGACTTTTATTGCAACGGGAATTATTTAGGGAGGGCAAGAACAGCGGACAGCAAGGGTCGCCCAGTAAAACCTGTAGAGTTAAACCAGTATATAGGTAGAGGCTACTATTTTGTTATGGGAGAGCATGAGAGGTCTTATGACAGCAGGTATTTTGGACTTGTGCCAAGGGAAAATGTATTAAAGCTTGAGTATCCTCTTTCTACCTTTCCAGACTTAGATTTTATCTTTGCAAGGAGAGAGAAATGA
- a CDS encoding TraE/TraK family type IV conjugative transfer system protein, with the protein MKRFYSFLEKLQFEVRWQSYTIMGLLVVVLIEGIFLFRLATHKTIIVLPPRVDKEFWVSGEELSYSYLEQIGKYLADRILNVSPAIVDKSLASVYPFLTTNPEELKAIKEVFASYTNSIKNNDWWQSFYPMKVIVDPQNQTLAVEGILKKFTGNTYIGEERRTIVFKFTVQQGRFIVREVKL; encoded by the coding sequence ATGAAGAGGTTTTACAGCTTTTTAGAGAAGCTCCAGTTTGAGGTGCGCTGGCAGTCTTATACCATAATGGGGCTTCTGGTGGTGGTGCTTATAGAGGGGATTTTTCTTTTTAGGCTTGCTACTCATAAGACAATAATTGTTTTGCCACCGAGGGTAGATAAAGAGTTCTGGGTATCTGGAGAGGAGCTAAGCTATTCGTATCTTGAGCAGATAGGCAAGTATTTAGCGGACAGGATACTTAATGTGTCTCCTGCCATTGTAGATAAGTCTTTAGCAAGTGTTTATCCCTTTTTAACTACCAATCCAGAGGAGCTAAAGGCGATAAAAGAGGTTTTTGCGAGCTATACAAACTCCATTAAAAACAATGACTGGTGGCAGAGCTTTTATCCCATGAAAGTGATTGTAGATCCTCAAAATCAGACCTTAGCTGTAGAGGGCATACTCAAGAAATTTACTGGCAACACATACATAGGAGAGGAAAGAAGGACGATAGTTTTTAAATTCACCGTTCAGCAGGGCAGGTTTATAGTCAGGGAGGTAAAGTTATGA
- a CDS encoding TraB/VirB10 family protein → MLKKFEGEKRKQYIALGVAVALLGGGMFLLSEIFGKKKEEKREGPPVKVEAPPPKKTEEETLRALYGEKITQLEKRIEELERRNNQQQQKGQSPPPIAELLGQGQKEPSASPPPPPPPPPPPSSPPPATSQGAGQSGQQGEAKKPEPQVLADLIVIKKGEESPATKKEEKKEEIKPAPQVPQSQSKKSLIPAGAFVKAVLLSGLDAPTGGKAQSSPHPVLIRIVDKAVLPNLWKADIKDCFVIGSGYGDLPSERAYIRLEVLSCVKKDGTVVEKEVKGYVAGEDGKVGLLGRVVSKQGAILARMLLAGFIDGISRVFQQSGSTVIVSPQGSLTTIDPGKALNVGIAGGFTSAAKELVEQYKKLADETYPVVEINAGRKVDVVFLQSIDFSSVEQEQAGKQENKQEGNK, encoded by the coding sequence ATGCTTAAGAAGTTTGAAGGAGAGAAGAGAAAGCAGTATATAGCTTTAGGTGTAGCGGTAGCCTTGCTGGGTGGTGGTATGTTTCTTCTGTCAGAGATTTTTGGCAAGAAAAAGGAAGAAAAGCGAGAAGGACCACCCGTTAAAGTGGAAGCTCCTCCTCCTAAGAAGACAGAAGAGGAAACCTTAAGAGCCTTATACGGTGAGAAGATAACACAGCTGGAAAAGAGAATAGAGGAGCTTGAAAGACGGAATAATCAACAGCAACAGAAGGGTCAATCTCCACCCCCCATAGCTGAGCTTTTAGGTCAAGGTCAAAAAGAGCCTTCAGCTTCTCCTCCTCCACCCCCACCCCCACCCCCTCCACCATCTTCTCCACCTCCAGCGACTTCGCAGGGAGCTGGTCAGTCAGGTCAGCAGGGAGAGGCTAAAAAACCAGAGCCACAAGTTCTCGCTGACCTGATAGTTATCAAAAAGGGAGAGGAAAGTCCAGCTACAAAAAAGGAAGAAAAGAAAGAGGAGATAAAGCCTGCTCCTCAGGTTCCTCAAAGTCAAAGCAAAAAGAGTTTAATTCCTGCTGGAGCTTTTGTAAAGGCGGTTCTTCTTTCTGGGCTTGATGCTCCTACTGGAGGCAAAGCTCAAAGCTCTCCTCATCCAGTTTTGATAAGGATAGTGGATAAGGCGGTTCTACCAAACCTGTGGAAGGCGGACATAAAAGATTGTTTTGTGATAGGGTCTGGTTATGGAGATTTACCATCTGAGAGAGCATACATAAGGCTTGAGGTGCTGTCCTGTGTGAAAAAGGACGGAACTGTGGTAGAGAAGGAGGTAAAGGGCTATGTAGCAGGAGAAGACGGAAAAGTAGGGTTGCTTGGCAGAGTAGTATCAAAGCAGGGAGCAATTTTAGCAAGAATGTTGTTAGCAGGCTTTATAGACGGCATATCAAGAGTTTTTCAGCAATCAGGTTCTACAGTCATTGTATCTCCGCAGGGGTCTCTTACGACTATAGACCCAGGGAAAGCTTTGAACGTGGGTATTGCAGGCGGTTTTACGTCTGCGGCTAAAGAACTTGTAGAACAATACAAGAAGCTGGCGGATGAGACTTATCCTGTGGTGGAAATAAACGCAGGAAGGAAGGTAGATGTAGTTTTCTTGCAGAGCATAGACTTTTCTTCCGTGGAGCAAGAACAGGCTGGTAAGCAAGAGAATAAGCAGGAGGGCAATAAATGA
- a CDS encoding TrbC family F-type conjugative pilus assembly protein: MQKGRGFLFFLIFSLAFGGVNEDVERLQKQVEELQKKMKAPQVKELSPEEKEKLRQQVEDLKARSKEWQERLEYKDGRVIVKQERNKEKKTNLSQGEFIYIFMSSSVPISVWKTYAKNIEDFGLTDKSSLVLRGCIGGCRYIKPTLEFISKVLEIDRDRQGIKAEVWIDPLLFRRFNIQRVPCVVYVRGQELMDNTLSAGLEENIKTKGQYFISCGDWSLKYHLEELCKKSGNQNLCRIGES; the protein is encoded by the coding sequence ATGCAGAAAGGTAGAGGTTTTCTCTTCTTTTTGATTTTCAGTCTTGCCTTTGGGGGGGTAAATGAAGATGTGGAAAGACTTCAAAAGCAGGTAGAAGAACTTCAAAAGAAGATGAAAGCTCCTCAGGTAAAGGAGCTATCTCCTGAAGAGAAAGAGAAGTTAAGACAACAGGTAGAGGATTTAAAGGCAAGGAGTAAAGAGTGGCAGGAAAGGCTTGAGTATAAGGACGGAAGGGTTATCGTAAAGCAGGAAAGGAATAAAGAGAAGAAGACAAATCTTTCACAGGGAGAGTTTATCTACATCTTCATGTCCTCTTCCGTGCCAATATCTGTGTGGAAAACCTATGCGAAGAACATAGAAGACTTTGGGCTAACGGATAAAAGCAGTCTTGTTTTGAGAGGCTGTATAGGTGGATGCAGGTACATAAAGCCTACCCTTGAGTTTATCTCAAAGGTTCTGGAGATAGACAGAGACAGGCAGGGGATAAAGGCAGAGGTATGGATAGACCCTTTGCTTTTCAGAAGGTTTAACATACAGAGAGTTCCATGCGTGGTATATGTAAGGGGGCAGGAGCTGATGGACAATACTTTATCCGCAGGGCTTGAAGAAAACATAAAGACAAAAGGGCAGTATTTTATTTCTTGTGGGGATTGGTCTTTGAAGTATCACTTAGAGGAGCTTTGTAAAAAGTCAGGAAATCAAAATCTCTGCAGAATAGGAGAGAGCTAA
- a CDS encoding TraV family lipoprotein has product MKKRVLAIALFLTSCAGAVSKQEKVQLKDLPETFTQKEEKQVESLYQKEVQERLFELARTIPTPLRVPDNIIRVFVLPYVDEKGNLVSQKYIFFRAEEGKWILGDYLLKKGEPLKELKPLEPAPEVKKFLEEK; this is encoded by the coding sequence ATGAAAAAGCGGGTATTAGCAATAGCTCTATTTTTGACTTCATGTGCGGGAGCTGTTAGTAAGCAAGAAAAGGTTCAATTGAAAGATTTACCTGAGACTTTTACGCAAAAAGAAGAAAAGCAAGTAGAGAGCCTGTATCAAAAGGAAGTTCAGGAAAGACTTTTTGAACTTGCAAGGACTATCCCAACTCCTTTGCGTGTGCCTGACAACATTATAAGAGTATTTGTTTTGCCTTATGTAGATGAAAAAGGCAATTTAGTGTCTCAGAAGTATATCTTCTTCAGAGCGGAGGAAGGCAAGTGGATACTTGGGGATTATCTTCTCAAGAAAGGAGAACCTCTTAAAGAGTTAAAGCCATTGGAGCCAGCCCCTGAGGTAAAGAAGTTTTTAGAGGAGAAATGA
- a CDS encoding helix-turn-helix domain-containing protein gives MEKFILTVDDLAQMLGVSRVRIYELIRLYGLPARRLKRRILFYRPEVEDWLRSLPYATPDYFVRRKSNS, from the coding sequence ATGGAGAAATTTATCCTCACTGTGGATGACCTTGCACAGATGCTTGGGGTTTCAAGGGTTCGCATATATGAGCTTATCAGGCTTTATGGGCTTCCTGCAAGGAGGCTAAAAAGAAGGATACTTTTTTACAGACCAGAGGTAGAAGACTGGCTTAGGTCTCTGCCTTATGCAACTCCTGATTATTTTGTCAGGAGAAAATCTAACTCTTAA
- a CDS encoding TraK domain-containing protein: MKKLLSLLFFLSVVLAQEKPSPVVVIEDSGGWHYVNVSLTDINRIVCPQAIKSVVYSKEKEISVEVQERNAYVKFLPKVLPDGKVELSDIKRELYVDCGEKVFQLILVPKRIPAVVVALRVPHEDKEKARQLERSGDYDSVLLGLVKSVYMEEVPEGYEVKLINKPYRSFEELDMILYRVYEGSMYSVEEYVLQAKTDLELWEGQFIPYLKQPLAIAIVQPVLKKGQTTRLIVVRKNA, from the coding sequence ATGAAAAAGCTTTTAAGTCTTCTGTTTTTCTTGTCTGTTGTTTTAGCTCAAGAGAAGCCGTCTCCTGTTGTGGTTATAGAAGATAGCGGTGGCTGGCATTATGTTAATGTATCTTTGACTGATATAAACAGGATTGTGTGTCCTCAGGCTATTAAAAGTGTAGTCTATTCAAAGGAGAAGGAGATATCTGTAGAGGTGCAGGAAAGAAATGCTTATGTTAAGTTTCTTCCAAAGGTTTTACCTGATGGAAAGGTGGAGCTGTCTGATATTAAAAGAGAGCTATATGTAGATTGTGGGGAGAAGGTCTTTCAGCTAATTCTTGTGCCAAAAAGAATTCCTGCTGTTGTGGTGGCTTTAAGGGTGCCTCATGAGGATAAAGAAAAGGCAAGGCAGTTAGAGAGGTCAGGGGATTACGATAGTGTCCTGCTCGGTCTTGTGAAGAGCGTGTATATGGAAGAAGTGCCGGAAGGCTATGAAGTAAAGCTTATCAACAAGCCATACAGGTCTTTTGAGGAGCTTGACATGATACTCTACAGGGTTTATGAGGGCAGTATGTATTCTGTAGAGGAGTATGTATTGCAGGCAAAGACAGATTTAGAGCTTTGGGAAGGTCAGTTTATTCCATACCTTAAGCAGCCTTTGGCTATAGCTATAGTTCAGCCAGTTCTCAAAAAAGGACAGACAACAAGGCTTATAGTGGTGAGGAAAAATGCTTAA
- a CDS encoding M48 family metalloprotease, whose translation MHEYPVFFFFVLFSVVIFFHSSGGLVFVVLFFFLSSLMADKFFSLFLRKMENPYHDKVFILPLKIKNAYTLGNSILIGKALLQEDEKTLKAILLHEMGHIRFKDYMGVLLLLIFFRLFTAHKTADLALILLYSSLFAWFYYHTEVRADLYAYSHMKEEYLEVLERFNLRWRLNYLRGIEDGKFQEYAIYAFLAFLSGLYLGWLYVKS comes from the coding sequence ATGCATGAATACCCTGTCTTTTTCTTCTTTGTGCTTTTCTCAGTGGTCATCTTCTTTCACTCTTCTGGTGGGCTTGTTTTTGTGGTTCTTTTCTTTTTCTTAAGCTCTCTCATGGCTGATAAATTCTTCAGTCTCTTTTTAAGGAAGATGGAAAATCCTTACCATGACAAGGTCTTTATCCTGCCCCTGAAGATAAAAAATGCCTATACTTTGGGAAACTCTATCCTCATAGGAAAGGCTCTTCTGCAGGAAGATGAGAAGACTTTAAAGGCAATTTTACTCCATGAGATGGGACACATAAGGTTTAAAGACTATATGGGGGTGCTTTTGCTTCTTATCTTTTTCAGGCTTTTTACCGCTCACAAAACAGCAGACTTAGCTCTTATACTCCTGTATTCCTCTCTCTTTGCATGGTTTTACTACCATACAGAAGTCAGAGCTGACCTTTATGCCTACTCTCACATGAAAGAAGAATACCTTGAAGTGCTTGAAAGGTTTAACTTAAGGTGGAGGCTTAATTACCTCAGGGGCATAGAAGACGGAAAATTTCAGGAGTATGCCATTTACGCTTTCCTTGCCTTCCTGTCTGGCTTGTATCTTGGCTGGCTCTATGTTAAGAGTTAG